A window of the Lepus europaeus isolate LE1 chromosome 5, mLepTim1.pri, whole genome shotgun sequence genome harbors these coding sequences:
- the LOC133759237 gene encoding olfactory receptor 10J3-like: protein MAKIRNKYCYQEITSAGKVVEKFKPLKIFDGNVKRYNPYGKQPNCTFVTEFIFEGFSSFGWQHRLIYFAVFLTLYLLTLSGNVIIVTIIHLDRHLHTPMYFFLCVLSISDTCYTVAIIPRMLSGLLSPHQTIAFQECATQLFFYLTFGINNCFLLMAMGYDRYVAICNPLRYSVIMGKRTCTQLACGSLGIGLGMAITQVTSVFALPFCGAFVIPHFFCDVRPLLKLACTDTTVNEIINFIVSVFVLILPMGVVFISYVLIISTILKIASAEGRKKAFATCASHLTVVIIHYGCTSIIYLKPKSQSSLGQDRLISVIYTVITPLLNPLVYSLRNKEVKDALCRAMGRKPLS, encoded by the exons ATGGCTAAAATAAGGAACAAATATTGCTATCAAGAgataacaagtgctggcaaggtTGTAGAGAAATTTAAGCCCTTGAAAATTTTTGATGGGAATGTGAAACGGTATAACccctatggaaaaca ACCAAACTGCACTTTTGTGACTGAGTTCATCTTTGAAGGTTTTTCCAGCTTTGGGTGGCAGCACAGACTGATCTACTTTGctgtctttctcactctgtaCCTGCTGACTCTCTCTGGAAATGTGATTATTGTGACCATTATTCACTTGGACCGTCATCTTCATactcccatgtacttcttcctgtgTGTACTGTCCATCTCTGACACCTGCTACACAGTGGCTATCATCCCACGTATGCTTTCTGGCCTCCTGAGTCCACATCAGACCATTGCCTTTCAAGAATGTGCCACTCAGCTCTTCTTCTATCTCACCTTTGGCATCAACaactgcttcctgctcatggctATGGGTTATGACCGCTATGTAGCCATCTGTAACCCCCTACGTTATTCGGTCATCATGGGTAAGAGGACCTGTACCCAACTGGCATGTGGTTCACTGGGAATCGGTCTGGGCATGGCCATTACCCAGGTAACATCTGTGTTTGCTCTGCCCTTCTGTGGTGCCTTTGTCATCCCCCACTTCTTCTGTGATGTAAGACCTCTGCTGAAGCTGGCTTGCACAGACACCACTGTGAATGAGATCATCAACTTCATTGTCAGTGTCTTTGTACTTATATTGCCAATGGGTGTGGTTTTCATTTCCTATGTCCTCATTATCTCCACCATTCTTAAAATTGCTTCAGCTGAGGGTCGGAAGAAGGCCTTTgccacctgtgcctctcacctcaCAGTGGTCATCATTCACTACGGCTGCACCTCTATCATTTACCTTAAACCTAAATCCCAGAGTTCCCTGGGGCAGGACAGACTCATCTCTGTGATCTACACTGTCATCACCCCTCTGCTGAACCCTCTCGTGTACAGCCTGAGGAACAAGGAGGTCAAAGATGCTCTCTGCAGAGCCATGGGTAGAAAGCCACTCTCATAA